The DNA segment AAACATGGCCGCGGCCACGCCCTTATCGGAAACGTCGCCAATGACGAACCCCAGGCGCTCTTCGTCGATCATGAAGAAATCATAAAAATCGCCGCCGACTTCGCGCGCGGGAATCATCGCCCCGCTCAAAACGAACGCCGGTGAGGCCGGAAACGAACGCGGCACCATGGCCTGTTGAATTTGGCGCGCCACTTCCAAGTCGCGATGAATGGCGAGCAGGCGGTCGCGATTGTGCGCGGCTTGTTTGATCGCACGCGCGGCCAGAATCGTTTTGCTGAGCGTAATCTCGAGATCGGCGAAGTCGATGGGCTTGGTGACGAAATCAAATGCCCCGCGATTCAACGCCGCACGAATGTTTTTCATATCGCCGTAAGCGGAAACCATGACGACGCGCAGCAACGGATACTGCGCGTGAATTTTTTCCAGCAGCGTGAGGCCGTCCATCTCGGGCATGTTAATGTCGCTCAGCACCACGTCGATGTCACCGTGCGTTTGCAGAAGCTGCAGCGCTTCCACGCCGTTGGCAGCGAAGAACAGTTGCATTTCCTGGTTGCGCACTTGTTTGCGAAATTTCTGGCTGAGCACCAGCTCCAAATCCGGCTCATCATCCACCGCCAAAATGCGGGTAATCATCACTCGCCCTTCCTTGCATTAGCTTTGAAGATGATCGATGGCTTCGTCGCGCGTGGCAAAAATCGGAAACACAGTGCTAAACCCCGCGATGTCGAAAACGGTTTTGATCGTCGGCCGCAGAGCGCACAGGGCAATGCGGCCGTTGCTTTGGGTCAATTTGCGCGCCGCCAGCAGCAAGACGCGCAAGCCCGCGCTGCTGATGTAATCGAGCGGCGCAAAATCCACCAGCACCCGTTTTGCACCGCCCTCAATGAGCGGAATCAATTGATCTTCCAACGTTTTGGAGGTTTGCGCATCGAGCCTGCCGGTAAGCGCCAGGATCAAAACCTCGCCTTGTTTCGTTTGTGTGATTTCCATACTCTCTCCTGCAATCTCATCTTAAGAATTATTCGCGGTCAGGCGATTTTTTTCTTCATCGTCAAGATGTTTTTACCGGATTCATAGCGATAATGCATGCCGTCCATCATTGTCTTCGCAAGATGAATGCCCAGGCCGCCAATTGGCCTGTCCTCCAGCGCCGCGTTGACATCGGGCGCGGGCGCTTGCAGCGGATCGAACGGCCGCGCATCATCGGTAATCGTGAGCGTTAACTCGCCATCCTGCATGGAGAAATGCACGATGATTTCATGCGCGGCGCCGTCGTCATAGCCGTAGGAAATGGTGTTGGTCAAAACCTCTTCCAGCGCAAGATTGACGGCGTATAACGCTTCCGGCGCAGCGTGGTGGCGTTCGCCCAGTTCGTCCACCGCCGCGCTCGCTCTCGTGATCTCCGCGAGATCGTTTTTGAGAGAAAGAGTCAGGTGAGAGGAGGTGCTCACGTTTGCTCCAACATTTGCAATTGCCACAAATCCCGGCTTGTGGTGCTGAGAAACGGCGAAATCGCCAGCAGGCCGGTAGCGCCGATTTCTTTTTTCAAATACTGCAGTTCCGCAAAGACTTGCTTGAGACGGGGATCCGGCGCGGGCGTGAAGCCGGCCTCGCGCATCAACAAAACGCCTTTGGCTTTGATGGATAATTCGAGATACAAACGCAGATAGCATAGAATATCCACCACCACCTCCGGCGGAAAGGTTTTGCGCAACGTTTGCAAATATGCCCCGATGCGCGAGCCGGTTGCTTGTTCGCTGGTGATCAACTCCAGCAGCTCGCGATCGCTGTCAAAGCCCACTTCCAGCCAGGCGCGGGTTGATTTTTCGCTGCGCTGAAAGACGAGCGCCAGCAGTGCCGGCAACGTGAGCAGCAGCAGAATCGCCATGAACTGCGGGGGCAGCACAAAATGATTATAAAACGAATGAATGGCGCTCGCCGCCAGCCAGGCGGGCAGCAGCGTGCGCCAGCCTGTTTGCGCCTGTTGATCCGAGGCGTTTTTCGCCAACAGAGCAAAAATCGCGGTTGCGCCGCCGTGCATGATCGCGGTGCCGAAGCCGCGAATCAGCCATACCCAAAATTGAGAGCCCGGCAGCGATTGTATGTAGTAAATATTTTCCAAACATGCAAAACCGGCGCCGCTGGCAAAACCATAAATGGCGCTATCGACCATGAAGCCGGCGCGCTTGGTTTTGATCAAATAAATCACGTAAAGCGCTTTGACTAATTCTTCCAATACCGGCGCAGGATAGCGAGAATAGAAATAAAGATTCCATCCCAATTCTTGCAGCGCAAAACGATTGATCAATAAACAGAGCAGCGCCGCTAAACCGCCTATGGCGATGGCCGTCAAAATTGCGCGTAACCGCACCAGCTTGAAGCTGTCAAGCGAGACCAGGATCACGAGAAATGCCAGAACCGGCGTGAGGCTCACGCCCAGCCGTATCAACAGGCTCACGTCAAGCGCAAGCAGAAATGAGGAATCAAGAGCAACAGGTTTCATGCGCTGGCCGGCGCGTCTTGCGTGAAAATCAAAATAGCATCAAGGCAGGATCTCACGGCGCCCACCAATTCAAACACGCCGTGATCAATGCCGCATTGGGAAAATCGATGAAAAACGCCGCGATCATGGGCACGATGAGAAACGCGCGCGGCGCCGGGCCGTAGCGCTCGACCAGCGTGTTCATGTTGGCCATGGCGTTTGCGGTAATGCCGAGCATAAAGCCGCAAAAGCCGCTCACCATCACCGCGGACTCGTAGTCGCGTCCCATGAGTTGAAAAACCGGCCACAGGCAC comes from the Cytophagia bacterium CHB2 genome and includes:
- a CDS encoding response regulator, with amino-acid sequence MITRILAVDDEPDLELVLSQKFRKQVRNQEMQLFFAANGVEALQLLQTHGDIDVVLSDINMPEMDGLTLLEKIHAQYPLLRVVMVSAYGDMKNIRAALNRGAFDFVTKPIDFADLEITLSKTILAARAIKQAAHNRDRLLAIHRDLEVARQIQQAMVPRSFPASPAFVLSGAMIPAREVGGDFYDFFMIDEERLGFVIGDVSDKGVAAAMFMALSKTLLKSTALKGLPPQECLQELNRVLYFENTAAMFVTIFYGILHLRTGAVDYCNGGHPSPYRLGKDGDLTTLPATGGLALGALDHFEYAAQQTVLQPGEGIFLYTDGVTEAMNRAGEQFTEARLQEHLQTHAHAAPANLIAEVSTQVNAFAGGASQADDITMLALRFG
- a CDS encoding STAS domain-containing protein, with product MEITQTKQGEVLILALTGRLDAQTSKTLEDQLIPLIEGGAKRVLVDFAPLDYISSAGLRVLLLAARKLTQSNGRIALCALRPTIKTVFDIAGFSTVFPIFATRDEAIDHLQS
- a CDS encoding ATP-binding protein, which codes for MLSAFVSRIIHQSQRRFVDARGRLHARAGSPSQASLCGTAVFEKRNRRYRPAGDFAVSQHHKPGFVAIANVGANVSTSSHLTLSLKNDLAEITRASAAVDELGERHHAAPEALYAVNLALEEVLTNTISYGYDDGAAHEIIVHFSMQDGELTLTITDDARPFDPLQAPAPDVNAALEDRPIGGLGIHLAKTMMDGMHYRYESGKNILTMKKKIA
- a CDS encoding PrsW family intramembrane metalloprotease; the protein is MKPVALDSSFLLALDVSLLIRLGVSLTPVLAFLVILVSLDSFKLVRLRAILTAIAIGGLAALLCLLINRFALQELGWNLYFYSRYPAPVLEELVKALYVIYLIKTKRAGFMVDSAIYGFASGAGFACLENIYYIQSLPGSQFWVWLIRGFGTAIMHGGATAIFALLAKNASDQQAQTGWRTLLPAWLAASAIHSFYNHFVLPPQFMAILLLLTLPALLALVFQRSEKSTRAWLEVGFDSDRELLELITSEQATGSRIGAYLQTLRKTFPPEVVVDILCYLRLYLELSIKAKGVLLMREAGFTPAPDPRLKQVFAELQYLKKEIGATGLLAISPFLSTTSRDLWQLQMLEQT